In the genome of Flexistipes sinusarabici DSM 4947, one region contains:
- a CDS encoding radical SAM protein, whose product MYDIPKLLFADDKGVIYDHPSLKMTVRSENLETVPYELEMEAVPSKTKLNFLEDTLPLAYNPEKAGMEVFKSGHAVYIEPPEGYLRLYLPAYKKRKEIMFEDREYTPIGWMNETFVSPIINVDKIPDKNSEATGNKFHGFLKSFKKKNAFVKYLLSNSDLYHTKNEEIILPVDKDSIQADSRELTEILSHYSEVADKPVFNIDYDDFSMSNGEIDFTQLLEGIKYLKKNNEKLSITFSSYLQNIETLKMFTDAGVDCVNVKMISTNTETNRIFNKENNTDNVYKSLQALHKQNIFKSLTLYTMPGLTDRESETESLRDFLSTFDINLLLLRNLKGDPDRIFFSENLKTEDIKGLKNVIKLIKKKMKNLKIGYFNRHKEQFLIEYGMPDFKRRK is encoded by the coding sequence CCTTACGAACTTGAAATGGAAGCCGTACCTTCAAAAACAAAACTTAATTTTCTCGAAGACACACTGCCTTTGGCTTATAATCCGGAAAAGGCCGGGATGGAGGTTTTCAAGTCAGGCCATGCTGTTTATATAGAGCCTCCTGAAGGTTATTTGCGGCTGTATTTGCCGGCTTATAAAAAAAGAAAGGAAATAATGTTTGAAGACAGGGAATATACTCCGATCGGCTGGATGAATGAAACTTTTGTCTCCCCAATAATCAATGTTGATAAAATACCCGACAAAAACAGCGAAGCCACCGGTAATAAATTTCATGGCTTTTTAAAATCTTTCAAAAAGAAAAATGCTTTTGTGAAATACCTGCTCAGCAATTCGGATTTATACCATACAAAAAACGAGGAAATAATACTGCCGGTCGATAAAGACAGCATTCAAGCAGATTCCCGGGAATTAACCGAGATACTGTCACACTATTCAGAAGTTGCCGATAAGCCTGTTTTTAATATCGACTATGATGATTTTAGTATGTCCAACGGAGAAATCGATTTTACACAGCTGTTAGAGGGTATAAAATATCTAAAAAAGAACAATGAAAAGCTCAGCATTACATTTTCTTCATATCTGCAGAATATTGAAACATTGAAAATGTTCACGGATGCCGGTGTGGACTGCGTTAATGTTAAAATGATTTCTACCAATACCGAAACCAACAGAATTTTCAATAAAGAAAACAATACGGATAATGTTTACAAATCATTACAGGCTCTGCATAAACAAAATATATTCAAAAGTCTGACACTCTACACAATGCCCGGCTTAACCGACAGGGAAAGTGAAACGGAATCATTAAGGGATTTTCTGTCAACCTTTGACATCAATCTATTGCTGCTAAGAAACCTTAAGGGCGATCCTGACCGGATATTTTTTTCTGAAAATCTGAAAACCGAAGATATTAAAGGGTTAAAAAATGTGATAAAATTGATAAAAAAGAAAATGAAAAACCTCAAAATCGGTTATTTTAATAGACATAAAGAGCAGTTTCTAATAGAATATGGTATGCCGGATTTTAAAAGGAGGAAATAA